One Mycobacteroides salmoniphilum DNA segment encodes these proteins:
- a CDS encoding ATP-grasp domain-containing protein: MGRPDVRLGRPDIFHPRIVLAGCPQLVSGDGDDAELVAALRVRDLHAQWLSWDDPEAAQADLVILRATWDYPERLDEFLHWAGSVRNVLNPLPVVRWNTDKRYLNDLAAVGIPTVPSTFFAPDEPIVLPDGELVIKPAVAGGSRGAGRFTCPEAARNHAEALQDEGRTLLIQPYDPRVDMHGETALVFLNGEPSHAFIKGALLPPPGAAAEVDKSGLFHAEQLAPVKPSSALWRFGATALAAAATKSGVAMTELLYARVDVIGGVHDDDPRLLELELVEPSLGWRQLETEERDLAQRKFVIGVEDALERLGLGPLGQHRRG, encoded by the coding sequence GTGGGTCGCCCGGACGTAAGGCTGGGACGGCCGGATATCTTCCATCCGCGCATCGTTCTGGCCGGTTGCCCACAACTCGTCTCCGGTGACGGTGACGACGCCGAACTTGTTGCCGCGTTGCGTGTTCGCGATCTGCACGCTCAGTGGCTGTCCTGGGATGACCCCGAGGCGGCGCAGGCAGATCTCGTGATTCTCCGTGCCACCTGGGACTATCCCGAACGCCTGGATGAGTTCCTGCATTGGGCCGGATCGGTGCGCAATGTGCTCAACCCGCTGCCGGTAGTGCGCTGGAACACCGATAAGCGCTATCTGAATGATCTTGCCGCAGTGGGCATTCCAACTGTCCCGAGCACTTTCTTCGCACCCGATGAGCCGATCGTCCTGCCCGACGGCGAACTGGTGATCAAGCCCGCGGTGGCCGGCGGTTCGCGCGGTGCGGGCCGCTTCACGTGCCCGGAGGCCGCACGCAATCATGCCGAGGCGCTACAAGATGAGGGCCGCACGCTGCTCATTCAGCCCTACGACCCGCGCGTCGACATGCACGGCGAGACGGCCTTGGTCTTCCTCAACGGTGAACCTTCCCATGCGTTTATCAAGGGGGCGTTGCTGCCTCCGCCGGGTGCCGCCGCCGAGGTCGACAAGTCGGGCCTGTTCCACGCCGAGCAGCTGGCGCCGGTGAAGCCGTCGTCGGCGTTGTGGAGATTCGGTGCGACCGCGCTCGCCGCGGCGGCCACGAAATCAGGTGTCGCCATGACGGAACTGCTGTATGCGCGCGTCGATGTCATCGGCGGGGTGCACGACGACGACCCACGGTTGCTAGAGCTGGAACTGGTCGAACCGTCTCTGGGATGGCGTCAGCTGGAGACCGAGGAGCGCGACCTGGCGCAACGAAAGTTTGTGATCGGGGTCGAGGATGCGTTAGAGCGCCTGGGCCTGGGCCCGCTGGGGCAGCACCGACGCGGCTAG
- a CDS encoding oxygenase MpaB family protein, with translation MSVIREWLSLPKVEPAEDYGFFGPESVSWRVWSYPTSLSIGFQRAVVIEELDPGLIAAVDKTHEIYARPRTRYDRTLRYFAMVAFDDSRSTAKAADVLVKIHSKAIGVDPVTGDNYDANNPASQLWIHLTAWHSILLAYEKYGPGRLSDGEEAQFWTECARAAELQTCDPRDIPRTREGVSEYFEMMRPLLLGSDIARQAMRHLLSAEVMLPPMPLVLRPFTKVITWFLRRGTLATMPRWMREMAGLSVAPLLDAAIVPPMSAAFTAISMSKRLQLILLRLISPGTVPIGARVLLSVPPKSPITMTPREAQELYGYEIPSQAHRGLRDKQKARVFGEGQAPSDEGIRESEPILGTVG, from the coding sequence GTGAGTGTGATCCGGGAGTGGCTGTCACTACCGAAGGTTGAACCTGCTGAGGACTACGGCTTCTTTGGCCCCGAATCGGTGTCATGGCGCGTGTGGAGCTACCCGACGTCACTGTCCATTGGGTTTCAGCGTGCCGTGGTGATCGAGGAACTCGATCCCGGATTGATTGCGGCCGTGGATAAGACGCATGAGATCTATGCGCGGCCACGGACCCGTTATGACCGGACCTTGCGGTACTTTGCGATGGTCGCCTTTGATGACAGCAGGTCGACAGCCAAGGCTGCCGATGTTCTGGTCAAAATTCATTCCAAGGCCATCGGCGTCGATCCGGTCACCGGCGACAACTACGACGCGAACAATCCCGCATCGCAGTTGTGGATTCACCTCACCGCCTGGCATTCGATTCTGCTCGCCTATGAGAAGTACGGCCCAGGGCGGCTTTCTGACGGGGAAGAAGCGCAGTTCTGGACCGAATGCGCCCGTGCCGCCGAATTGCAGACATGCGACCCGCGGGACATCCCCCGAACGCGTGAGGGGGTAAGCGAGTACTTCGAGATGATGCGGCCGCTGCTCCTCGGCTCTGATATCGCCCGACAGGCGATGCGGCACTTGCTCAGCGCCGAGGTGATGCTGCCGCCGATGCCGCTGGTGTTGCGACCGTTCACCAAGGTGATCACATGGTTCTTGCGCCGGGGCACCTTGGCGACCATGCCCCGGTGGATGCGCGAGATGGCCGGGCTCAGCGTTGCCCCCCTGCTCGACGCGGCGATCGTGCCACCGATGAGCGCCGCATTCACGGCGATCAGCATGAGCAAACGGCTGCAATTGATCCTGCTCCGGTTGATCTCACCCGGCACCGTGCCCATCGGCGCCCGCGTGCTGCTGTCGGTACCGCCGAAAAGCCCGATCACCATGACGCCCAGGGAGGCTCAGGAGCTTTACGGCTATGAGATTCCGAGCCAGGCGCACCGTGGACTCCGGGATAAGCAGAAGGCACGCGTGTTCGGAGAGGGACAAGCTCCCAGCGACGAGGGAATTAGAGAGTCCGAGCCGATTCTCGGCACCGTTGGATGA
- the tal gene encoding transaldolase produces MTDQNANLAELSEAGVAVWLDDLSRDRLTSGNLAELIATRSIVGVTTNPAIFQAALSKGHAYDAQIAELAERGADVDSAIRTATTDDVRAACDVLAPQYEASEGVDGRVSIEVDPRLAHDTDKTILQAIELWKIVDRPNLLIKIPATKAGLPAITAVIAEGISVNVTLIFSVQRHREVMDAYLTGLEAAKEAGRDLSKIHSVASFFVSRVDTEIDKRLEDIGNGQALSLRGRAGVANARLAYQAYEKVFDHGHQFAELKKAGARVQRPLWASTGVKNPDYDDTMYVVDLVAPHTVNTMPEKTLEAVADHGVVTGNTIHGTYDGAHAVFHELTRAGIDLDDVFEVLETEGVDKFEVAWNELIDATQAQLDAVSTKE; encoded by the coding sequence ATGACTGATCAGAACGCTAATCTCGCCGAACTGAGCGAAGCCGGAGTTGCCGTCTGGCTCGACGATCTCTCCCGGGACCGACTCACCTCGGGCAATCTCGCCGAGCTGATCGCCACCAGGAGCATCGTCGGGGTCACGACCAACCCGGCGATCTTCCAGGCCGCCCTGTCCAAGGGGCACGCGTACGACGCACAGATCGCCGAACTGGCCGAGCGCGGCGCCGACGTGGACTCGGCAATCCGCACCGCCACCACCGACGACGTGCGCGCTGCGTGCGACGTGTTGGCTCCCCAGTACGAAGCCTCCGAGGGCGTGGACGGTCGAGTCTCCATCGAAGTGGACCCGCGCCTGGCCCACGACACCGACAAAACCATCCTGCAGGCCATCGAGCTGTGGAAAATCGTCGACCGGCCGAACCTGCTGATCAAGATCCCGGCTACCAAGGCCGGTCTGCCCGCGATCACGGCGGTCATCGCCGAGGGCATCTCGGTGAACGTCACCCTGATCTTCTCGGTCCAGCGCCACCGGGAAGTGATGGACGCCTACCTGACCGGCCTGGAGGCCGCCAAGGAAGCGGGCCGCGACCTTTCCAAGATTCATTCGGTGGCATCGTTCTTCGTCTCCAGGGTGGATACCGAAATCGACAAACGCCTCGAGGACATCGGCAATGGTCAGGCGCTGTCCCTGCGCGGCCGGGCCGGGGTGGCCAACGCCCGTCTCGCCTACCAGGCCTACGAGAAGGTTTTCGATCACGGTCACCAGTTCGCCGAGCTCAAGAAGGCCGGCGCACGGGTGCAGCGTCCACTGTGGGCCTCGACCGGAGTCAAGAACCCCGACTACGACGACACGATGTACGTCGTGGACCTGGTGGCTCCACACACCGTCAACACCATGCCCGAGAAGACGCTGGAGGCTGTTGCCGACCACGGTGTGGTCACCGGCAACACCATCCATGGGACCTACGACGGCGCCCACGCGGTCTTCCATGAACTGACCCGCGCCGGGATCGATCTGGATGATGTATTCGAGGTTCTCGAAACCGAAGGCGTCGACAAGTTCGAGGTCGCCTGGAATGAGCTCATCGACGCCACCCAAGCCCAACTCGACGCGGTATCCACCAAGGAGTGA
- the tkt gene encoding transketolase → MTAIDEIPTDIPTLTRANHPDDWTDLDSRAVDTVRVLAADAVQKVGNGHPGTAMSLAPLAYTLFQRQLRHDPSDTTWIGRDRFVLSCGHSSLTLYLQLYLGGFGLELSDIEALRTWGSLTPGHPEYHHTKGVEITTGPLGQGLASAVGMAMASRYERGLFDPDAAPGTSPFDHFIYVIASDGDIEEGVTSEASSLAGTQQLGNLIVIWDDNEISIEHDTKIALSEDTAARYEAYGWHVQTVVGGENVAGIEEALANARAVTDRPSFIALRTIIGFPAPTKMNTGGVHGSALGADEVAATKKILGFDPDKSFDVAPEVIEHTRALVQRGKQEHAEWDKDFDAWAARDPERKALLDRLLAGALPEGWDTDLPSWEPGSKGVATRAASGDTLSALGATLPELWGGSADLAGSNNTTIKGADSFGPTSIATSDWNAQPYGRTLHFGIREHAMGSILSGIVLHGPTRAYGGTFLQFADYMRPAVRLAALMNIDPIYVWTHDSIGLGEDGPTHQPVEHLAALRAIPNLSVVRPGDANETAYAWATVLERQSSTGPVGLALTRQGVPILEGTSREGVAKGAYVLEAAGDNPADTPDVILIGTGSELQLAVEAKKILAAKGIAASVVSFPCVEWFESQPREYRDSVLPPSVRARVVVEAGIAQGWYKFTGDAGQIVSLEHFGASADDKTLFREFGFTPDAVAAAAERSIAAAQ, encoded by the coding sequence GTGACCGCGATCGACGAGATCCCGACCGATATCCCAACCCTCACCCGGGCCAACCACCCGGATGACTGGACTGACCTGGACTCGCGCGCGGTAGACACCGTGCGGGTGCTGGCCGCCGACGCCGTGCAGAAGGTCGGCAATGGCCACCCCGGCACCGCGATGAGCCTGGCGCCCTTGGCGTACACGCTTTTCCAGCGCCAGCTGCGCCACGACCCCAGTGACACCACCTGGATCGGGCGCGACCGATTCGTACTGTCCTGCGGCCACAGCAGCCTGACCCTGTACTTGCAGCTGTACTTGGGCGGGTTCGGCCTGGAGCTCTCCGACATCGAGGCTCTGCGCACCTGGGGCTCGCTGACCCCGGGCCACCCCGAGTACCACCACACCAAGGGCGTGGAGATCACCACCGGCCCGCTCGGCCAGGGCCTGGCCTCGGCGGTCGGCATGGCGATGGCCTCCCGCTATGAGCGTGGCCTCTTCGACCCCGACGCCGCGCCCGGCACCAGCCCGTTCGACCACTTCATCTACGTCATCGCCTCCGACGGCGACATCGAGGAGGGTGTGACCTCTGAGGCGTCCTCGCTGGCGGGCACCCAGCAGCTTGGGAACCTCATCGTCATCTGGGACGACAACGAGATCTCCATCGAGCACGACACCAAGATCGCGCTCAGCGAGGACACCGCGGCCCGTTACGAGGCATACGGCTGGCACGTGCAGACCGTTGTCGGCGGCGAAAACGTTGCCGGTATCGAAGAGGCCCTGGCCAACGCACGCGCGGTCACTGACCGTCCGTCGTTCATCGCCCTGCGCACCATCATTGGCTTCCCGGCCCCCACCAAGATGAACACCGGCGGTGTGCACGGCTCAGCCCTGGGCGCCGACGAGGTGGCCGCCACCAAGAAGATCCTGGGATTCGACCCGGACAAGTCGTTCGATGTCGCTCCCGAGGTGATCGAGCACACCCGCGCCCTGGTGCAGCGCGGCAAGCAGGAACATGCCGAGTGGGACAAGGACTTTGACGCCTGGGCCGCCCGCGACCCCGAACGCAAGGCGCTGCTGGACCGGCTGCTGGCCGGGGCCCTGCCCGAGGGCTGGGACACAGACCTTCCGTCCTGGGAGCCTGGATCCAAGGGCGTCGCTACCCGTGCAGCCTCCGGCGACACCCTGTCGGCGCTCGGTGCCACGTTGCCCGAGCTGTGGGGCGGCTCGGCCGACCTGGCGGGCAGCAACAACACCACCATCAAGGGCGCCGACTCGTTCGGCCCCACGTCCATCGCGACCTCCGATTGGAACGCCCAACCCTACGGGCGCACACTGCATTTCGGCATCCGCGAGCATGCCATGGGCTCGATCCTGTCCGGCATCGTGCTACACGGTCCCACCCGCGCCTACGGTGGCACATTCCTGCAGTTCGCCGACTACATGCGCCCCGCGGTGCGCCTGGCCGCGTTGATGAACATCGACCCGATCTACGTGTGGACACACGATTCGATCGGCCTCGGCGAGGACGGCCCCACCCACCAGCCGGTGGAGCACCTGGCCGCCCTGCGCGCCATCCCCAATCTGTCGGTGGTGCGTCCCGGTGACGCCAACGAAACTGCCTATGCCTGGGCCACCGTTCTGGAGCGTCAATCCAGTACCGGCCCAGTCGGTTTGGCGCTGACCCGCCAGGGTGTGCCGATCCTCGAGGGCACCAGCCGCGAGGGTGTGGCCAAGGGCGCCTATGTGCTGGAAGCAGCCGGTGACAATCCAGCGGACACGCCCGACGTGATCCTCATCGGCACCGGCTCGGAGCTGCAGCTTGCCGTCGAAGCCAAGAAGATTCTTGCCGCCAAGGGAATTGCGGCCTCTGTGGTGTCGTTCCCGTGTGTGGAATGGTTCGAGTCCCAGCCCCGGGAATACCGCGACAGCGTGCTGCCGCCATCGGTGCGTGCCCGAGTGGTCGTGGAGGCCGGAATCGCCCAAGGCTGGTACAAGTTCACCGGCGACGCCGGTCAGATCGTCTCGCTGGAGCACTTCGGAGCTTCCGCCGACGACAAGACCTTGTTCCGTGAGTTCGGCTTCACCCCGGATGCAGTGGCTGCGGCCGCCGAAAGGTCCATCGCAGCAGCTCAATAA
- a CDS encoding heme o synthase, translated as MRETQGARARGPFLSTILAYVALTKPRVIELLLVTTIPAMLLADRGHVNPLLILNTLLGGIMAAASANTLNCVADADIDKVMKRTARRPLATASVTTRNALIFGIVLGIGAFAWLWWTANLLSGVLAVATIAFYVFIYTLVLKRRTAQNVVWGGAAGCMPVMIGWSAVTDTIQWPALVMFAIIFFWTPPHTWALAMRYKEDYRAAGVPMLPVIATEEKVTKLILIYTWLTVLATLALALAAGIIYAVVAFLAGVWFLAMAHQLYSGVRKGQPIKPLRLFLQSNNYLAVVFCALAVDSVVGWPLLLSNGLLGH; from the coding sequence ATGCGAGAGACGCAAGGCGCGCGTGCCCGCGGCCCGTTCCTTTCGACCATCCTCGCCTATGTCGCCCTGACCAAGCCGCGGGTCATCGAGCTGCTGCTGGTCACCACGATTCCCGCGATGTTGCTTGCCGATCGTGGTCACGTGAATCCGCTGCTCATCCTGAATACGCTGCTCGGCGGGATCATGGCCGCGGCCAGTGCCAACACCCTGAACTGCGTGGCCGATGCCGATATCGACAAGGTCATGAAGCGCACCGCGCGCCGGCCGTTGGCCACCGCATCGGTCACCACCCGTAACGCGCTGATCTTCGGGATCGTGCTCGGCATCGGGGCGTTCGCGTGGCTGTGGTGGACCGCCAACCTGCTTTCCGGTGTGCTCGCCGTGGCCACCATTGCCTTTTACGTGTTCATCTACACGCTGGTGCTCAAGCGCCGCACCGCGCAGAACGTGGTGTGGGGCGGTGCGGCCGGTTGCATGCCGGTGATGATCGGCTGGTCGGCGGTCACCGACACGATTCAGTGGCCGGCGTTGGTGATGTTCGCGATCATCTTCTTTTGGACGCCGCCGCATACCTGGGCACTGGCGATGCGCTACAAGGAGGACTACCGGGCCGCGGGCGTCCCGATGCTGCCCGTCATCGCCACCGAGGAGAAGGTCACCAAGCTGATCCTCATCTACACCTGGCTGACGGTGCTGGCCACGCTGGCACTCGCGCTGGCCGCGGGCATCATCTACGCCGTGGTCGCGTTCTTGGCCGGGGTGTGGTTCCTGGCGATGGCACACCAGCTGTACTCGGGCGTGCGCAAGGGACAGCCGATCAAACCGCTGCGCTTGTTCTTGCAGTCGAACAACTATCTGGCCGTCGTCTTCTGCGCGCTGGCCGTCGACTCGGTGGTCGGCTGGCCGTTGTTGTTGAGCAATGGGTTGCTAGGGCACTAG
- a CDS encoding COX15/CtaA family protein: MLYRAFLRVVDLLPMPSLRTQRLIAAAVVLTQGGIAVTGAVVRVTASGLGCPTWPQCFPGSFTPVAVAEVPRIHQAVEFGNRMISFLVVITAALAVLAVTRARRRREVLVYAWLMPASTVLQAVIGGITVLTGLLWWTVAIHLLVSMGMVWLATLLYVKIGEPDVVSDFPMVPPPPVPLRRLTALIGVTLAAVLVAGTLVTGAGPHAGDKSVTRVVPRLQIEITTLVHVHGTLLIAYLALLLGLGFGLAAVGVTRPIWARFTVLVALTLAQGFVGVVQFYTGVPAVLVAVHVAGAAACTAATAALWAALTSPALAASVLPQRAQAQAL, from the coding sequence GTGCTATATCGGGCGTTTTTGCGGGTAGTCGATCTACTGCCGATGCCGAGCCTGCGGACGCAGCGCCTCATCGCCGCGGCGGTAGTGCTGACCCAGGGCGGAATCGCCGTGACCGGTGCCGTGGTTCGCGTCACCGCCTCCGGCCTGGGGTGCCCCACCTGGCCACAGTGCTTCCCCGGGAGTTTCACCCCCGTCGCCGTCGCCGAGGTGCCGCGCATCCATCAAGCCGTCGAATTCGGCAACCGGATGATCAGCTTTCTGGTGGTCATCACCGCTGCGTTGGCAGTACTCGCCGTCACACGTGCTCGGCGCCGGCGCGAGGTCCTCGTGTACGCCTGGTTGATGCCGGCCTCGACGGTTCTGCAGGCGGTCATCGGTGGCATCACCGTACTGACCGGCCTGTTGTGGTGGACGGTCGCGATCCATCTGCTGGTATCGATGGGCATGGTGTGGCTGGCGACACTGCTCTACGTGAAAATCGGTGAGCCCGATGTCGTTTCCGATTTCCCCATGGTGCCGCCGCCACCCGTACCGCTGCGCCGGCTGACCGCACTGATCGGCGTGACATTGGCCGCGGTCCTGGTGGCCGGAACACTGGTCACCGGAGCAGGACCACATGCCGGCGACAAGAGCGTGACCCGCGTGGTGCCCCGGTTACAGATCGAGATCACCACACTGGTGCATGTGCACGGCACGCTGCTCATCGCCTACCTGGCACTGCTGCTGGGGCTGGGATTCGGGCTGGCGGCGGTCGGTGTGACCAGACCCATCTGGGCACGCTTCACGGTGCTGGTGGCACTCACACTGGCCCAGGGCTTCGTGGGCGTCGTGCAGTTCTACACGGGGGTGCCCGCGGTGCTCGTCGCCGTCCACGTCGCCGGCGCGGCCGCATGCACGGCGGCCACCGCTGCGCTGTGGGCGGCGCTGACCTCCCCGGCGCTAGCCGCGTCGGTGCTGCCCCAGCGGGCCCAGGCCCAGGCGCTCTAA
- a CDS encoding quinone oxidoreductase family protein produces the protein MRAIEVPVTGGPDVLTLVEKTDPTPGPGQVLIDVDAVGVNFRDIYLRNGSYPAPLPHIPGSEVSGVVRSVGEGVENLVPGDRVASPVAAWGYAESTTAPADFTAKVPEGLSAEVAASALLQGITAHYLLTSVYPVAAGDTVLVHAGAGGMGLLLTQWASHRGVRVITTVSSEAKEKLSREAGAAEVLPYPDPVDPAEFAARILEMTSGEGVAVAYDGVGKSTFESSLAAIRVRGLIALYGAASGQVPPFDPQRLTAKSAVLTRPTMGHFIRTSEEFTWRAGDVLDLVSRGTLKITVGARYRLDQAAQAHIDLEARRTTGSVVLVP, from the coding sequence ATGCGCGCCATCGAAGTGCCTGTGACCGGCGGACCCGACGTCCTCACCCTCGTCGAAAAGACCGACCCGACACCGGGCCCCGGCCAGGTGCTGATCGACGTCGACGCGGTGGGGGTCAACTTCCGCGATATCTATCTACGCAACGGCAGCTACCCCGCTCCGCTCCCCCATATCCCGGGGTCCGAGGTCAGCGGAGTGGTGAGGTCAGTCGGCGAGGGCGTCGAGAACCTCGTCCCCGGAGACCGCGTAGCCAGCCCGGTCGCGGCCTGGGGGTATGCCGAATCCACCACTGCACCCGCAGATTTCACCGCGAAAGTGCCCGAAGGCCTGTCCGCAGAAGTTGCCGCGAGCGCACTACTGCAAGGCATCACCGCCCATTACCTGCTCACCTCGGTCTACCCCGTAGCGGCGGGTGACACCGTGCTGGTGCACGCCGGCGCCGGCGGTATGGGCTTGCTGCTGACCCAATGGGCATCCCATCGCGGCGTCAGGGTCATCACCACCGTGTCGAGCGAGGCCAAAGAGAAGCTGTCGCGCGAGGCCGGCGCCGCCGAGGTGCTGCCCTACCCCGATCCTGTCGATCCGGCGGAATTCGCCGCACGAATCCTGGAAATGACCTCGGGAGAAGGCGTCGCGGTCGCCTACGACGGCGTCGGCAAGTCGACCTTCGAGTCAAGCCTGGCGGCAATCCGGGTGCGTGGCCTGATCGCGCTGTACGGCGCGGCCAGTGGCCAGGTGCCACCCTTCGATCCGCAGCGCCTCACCGCCAAGTCGGCGGTGCTCACCCGCCCCACCATGGGCCATTTCATCCGGACCTCCGAAGAATTCACCTGGCGAGCAGGCGACGTGCTGGACCTCGTGTCGCGCGGGACGTTGAAGATCACCGTCGGCGCACGGTATCGGCTGGATCAGGCCGCGCAGGCGCATATCGACCTGGAGGCGCGTAGGACCACCGGGTCGGTCGTGCTAGTGCCCTAG
- the zwf gene encoding glucose-6-phosphate dehydrogenase, whose amino-acid sequence MTNPLRDKRDKRLPRIAGPCSLVIFGVTGDLARKKLMPAIYDLANRGLLPPSFALVGFARRDWANEDFGQIVLDAVKEHSRTPFRQHVWDRLAEGIRFVQGSFDDDAAFEQLKKTLRTLDEERGTGGNHAFYLSIPPKAFPDVCEQLSKSSLAQPVDGAWRRVVIEKPFGHDLQSARELNAVVNKVFPEESVFRIDHYLGKETVQNILALRFANQLFDPIWNAHFVDHVQITMAEDIGLGGRAGYYDGIGAARDVIQNHLLQLLAFTAMEEPINFSPAELQAEKIKVLSATRLAEPLAETTARGQYGPGWQGSQQVPGLLEEEGFSKTSATETFAAITLEVDSRRWAGVPFYLRTGKRLGRRVTEIALVFKRAPHLPFDSTMTEELGANALVIRVQPDEGVTLRFGSKVPGNAMEVRDVNMDFSYEQAFTEESPEAYERLILDVLLGEPSLFPVNAEVELSWQILDPALDFWASGGKPETYESGTWGPQSAFDMLSRTGRDWRRP is encoded by the coding sequence ATGACAAACCCGTTGCGAGACAAGCGTGACAAGCGTCTTCCGCGCATCGCGGGACCCTGTTCGCTGGTGATTTTCGGGGTCACCGGCGATCTGGCCCGCAAGAAGTTGATGCCGGCAATCTATGACCTCGCCAACCGCGGCCTGCTACCTCCGTCCTTCGCCTTGGTCGGATTTGCCCGCCGGGACTGGGCCAACGAGGATTTTGGACAGATCGTGCTCGACGCCGTCAAGGAGCACTCGCGCACCCCGTTCCGCCAGCATGTATGGGACCGCCTTGCCGAGGGAATCCGGTTTGTACAGGGCAGTTTCGACGATGACGCGGCCTTCGAGCAGCTTAAGAAGACGCTGCGCACGCTCGATGAAGAACGTGGCACCGGCGGCAATCACGCCTTCTACCTATCGATCCCGCCGAAGGCCTTCCCGGACGTGTGCGAGCAGCTGTCCAAGTCCAGCCTCGCGCAACCGGTGGACGGCGCGTGGCGCCGGGTGGTGATCGAGAAGCCCTTCGGCCACGACCTGCAGAGTGCCCGTGAGCTCAATGCCGTGGTGAACAAGGTATTCCCCGAGGAGTCGGTGTTCCGCATCGACCACTACCTCGGCAAGGAGACGGTGCAGAACATCCTGGCGCTGCGTTTCGCCAATCAGTTGTTTGACCCAATCTGGAACGCCCACTTCGTCGACCATGTCCAGATCACGATGGCCGAGGACATCGGATTGGGCGGCCGTGCAGGGTATTACGACGGCATCGGCGCGGCCCGCGATGTCATCCAGAACCACCTGCTGCAGCTGCTGGCATTCACCGCAATGGAGGAGCCCATCAACTTCTCCCCCGCCGAGCTGCAGGCCGAGAAGATCAAGGTGCTCTCGGCCACCCGGCTCGCCGAGCCGCTTGCCGAGACCACCGCACGCGGCCAATACGGTCCGGGGTGGCAGGGCAGCCAGCAGGTACCCGGCCTGCTGGAGGAGGAGGGCTTCTCCAAGACCTCGGCCACCGAGACATTCGCCGCGATCACCCTGGAGGTCGACAGCCGACGGTGGGCCGGAGTGCCGTTCTACCTACGCACCGGAAAACGCTTGGGCCGCAGAGTTACTGAAATCGCCTTGGTGTTCAAGCGAGCACCGCACCTGCCCTTCGACTCCACGATGACCGAGGAACTAGGCGCCAACGCGCTGGTGATTCGGGTGCAGCCCGACGAAGGCGTCACGCTGCGGTTCGGCTCGAAGGTCCCCGGCAACGCCATGGAGGTACGGGACGTGAATATGGACTTCTCGTACGAGCAGGCGTTCACCGAGGAATCACCGGAGGCCTATGAGCGGTTGATCCTGGATGTGTTGTTGGGAGAACCCTCGCTATTCCCGGTAAACGCCGAAGTCGAATTGTCCTGGCAGATCCTGGATCCGGCGTTGGACTTCTGGGCCTCGGGCGGCAAGCCCGAGACCTACGAGTCCGGGACCTGGGGCCCGCAGTCGGCGTTCGACATGCTGTCCCGTACGGGACGCGATTGGAGGCGGCCGTGA